In a genomic window of Xenopus laevis strain J_2021 chromosome 5S, Xenopus_laevis_v10.1, whole genome shotgun sequence:
- the LOC121394206 gene encoding uncharacterized protein LOC121394206: protein MAESQPFCLSDPMSSDVRKRVTNLFKHPGKVHFGDEEDIKNHFRNLQNYREKEIKAWWQKETLLQYSTEGIVPRGLRITKKWPTFSRDDAEFMQEWKKILQDCSMNLIELIVKQKEKELSNINAEINEIQKDLSHFKTSEFFDGLNDQLQKYIQTFERREIVQRQNKFERDQMDYKTGHIYWWRIERTERSNFNNKTILKNRNYGKAKYNNYRDDTITVQSDSSFSSSASFLESHEGLASPVQTKMVEVVKDRETVTQQGPASTSGKPIPRMQGGPGATSANMDAQYQEDRRYRQTEMPYPEDRGYRQPEKRTVWNQRYKGDRPVGGENNYGEPRRSMRQPKPNATRY from the exons ATGGCAGAAAGTCAACCCTTCTGTCTGTCTGACCCTATGTCAAGTGATGTAAGAAAACGAGTTACAAATTTATTTAAGCATCCAGGGAAGGTTCATTTTGGAGATGAGGAAGATATTAAAAACCATTTCCGAAACCTACAaaactatagagaaaaagaaattaaagcaTGGTGGCAAAAAGAGACTCTTTTGCAATACTCAACTGAAGGGATAGTACCAAGGGGCCTAAGAATTACGAAAAAGTGGCCCACCTTCAGTAGAGATGATGCAGAGTTTATGCAAGAATGGAAAAAGATTTTACAAGATTGCTCCATGAACCTGATTGAGTTGAtagtaaaacaaaaggaaaaggaATTGAGTAATATCAatgctgaaataaatgaaatacagaaagatttgtCCCACTTTAAAACCAGTGAATTCTTTGATGGTTTAAATGACCAGTTGCAGAAATATATACAAACCTTTGAAAGGAGAGAGATTGTGCAAagacaaaataaatttgaaagaGATCAAATGGATTATAAAACAGGACATATTTATTGGTGGAGAATTGAACGGACTGAACGAAGTaactttaacaataaaacaattttgaaaaatcGCAACTATGGAAAAGCTAAATATAACAATTACAGAGATGATACGATTACTGTGCAAAGCGATTCTTCTTTTTCCAGCTCAGCGAGTTTTTTAGAAAGCCACGAGGGCCTGGCGTCCCCTGTACAAACAAAGATGGTGGAAGTAGTGAAAGACCGCGAGACTGTGACGCAACAGGGACCCGCAAGCACCAGCGGGAAACCAATACCCAGAATGCAAGGCGGACCGGGAGCCACCAGCGCCAATATGGATGCGCAGTATCAGGAGGACCGGAGATACCGCCAAACGGAGATGCCTTACCCGGAGGATCGGGGATATCGGCAACCGGAAAAGCGCACAGTCTGGAATCAGCGGTACAAAGGGGACAGACCAGTAGGTGGCGAAAACAACTATGGAGAACCGCGAAGATCAATGCGGCAACCCAAACCGAATGCGACACG ATACTGA